The DNA window CCCCCATCCTACCGGAGCTTCTGTTTGTAAGTATCCTAACGTCGTCTATAGGTTCGGCTGTTGCACCTCCAGTAACCAATACTTTTTTATCTTTTAGGTCGTTTGGCCCTAATAAATGTCTTGTTTCAACGACAACTTCGTGTATAGATGCCATTTTTGCTTTGTCTTCCTCGATTTTAGGTCCAACAAAATGCAGTTTTTTTTCCTTGAGCTGTTTGATGTTTTCTTTCACGAAAGGCTGTCTATACATCGATAGGTCCATAGCTGGAACTATGACTGTTGGTATGTTTCTTGATAAAGCTGTTGTGGCGTAGGTTGTGACTGTTGTGTCATCTATTCCGCCAGCGATTTTGCCTAATGTGTTTGCGGTTGCAGGTGCGATAAGGAATAGGTCTGCATTGCATTGTCCACATAGGTCTCTCACGTGTTCGACCTTTCCGGTGAGTTCGGTTACTACAGATCTGCCTGTGGCGTATTCAAGTGCGTTTTTATGTATTATGTTTTGTGCTGAATCTGTTAATATTGCTTGAACACTGGCTCCATGTCTAATTAATTCACGTGATAGTTTAACTGAGAGTATGGCTGCTATACTGCCTGTAACACCTAAAACAATCTTCTTTCCCTTCAAACTCTCGGTTTTTCCTTCTTGGATTTCGTGGGTAGGATGTCCTTCGAAAGACAAAAAATCATCACTCCAGGCTTAAACAACTTAGTTAAGTTGGTTGTTTAATTATTTAAAATAAACTACTCTAATTTATTTATTTGGTTGTTGTGTTTTTGGTTTCTGTAGCTCTATTTTGATTTTTGCCCCGCCTTTTTCTGATTGTTCAGCAGATAT is part of the Methanonatronarchaeum thermophilum genome and encodes:
- the coaBC gene encoding bifunctional phosphopantothenoylcysteine decarboxylase/phosphopantothenate--cysteine ligase CoaBC — translated: MSFEGHPTHEIQEGKTESLKGKKIVLGVTGSIAAILSVKLSRELIRHGASVQAILTDSAQNIIHKNALEYATGRSVVTELTGKVEHVRDLCGQCNADLFLIAPATANTLGKIAGGIDDTTVTTYATTALSRNIPTVIVPAMDLSMYRQPFVKENIKQLKEKKLHFVGPKIEEDKAKMASIHEVVVETRHLLGPNDLKDKKVLVTGGATAEPIDDVRILTNRSSGRMGVEIARAAYLRGAETKLILGRSYVEKPVGVETKHVESIKEMETEVMNSLKDDYDIFISSAAISDFIPKKVDGKIQSGTPKKIELKPSEKIIRKAANKNPELKVVGFKLEPTIEESLKSANKKLIEMNLDLIVGNPVKTMGSQNIDAHIITKNTKKHIKGGKQRVANEIFDQLNKQK